In Bradyrhizobium erythrophlei, a single genomic region encodes these proteins:
- a CDS encoding Lrp/AsnC family transcriptional regulator — translation MKVYDRIDARILEIVQKNNRLTADAIGELAGISATACQRRLKRLRSEGIIEADVSIISAKAVGRPIQMLVLATLERERTDIIDRFKQAIKSTPEVVNGFYVTGDADFVLYITAQSMEEYERFTRRFFYENPDIKGFKTLVVMDRVKASFAVPVETPPDE, via the coding sequence ATGAAGGTCTACGATCGGATTGATGCACGCATCCTTGAGATCGTTCAGAAGAACAACCGCCTGACGGCAGACGCGATTGGGGAACTGGCCGGAATCTCTGCGACTGCTTGTCAGCGGCGGCTGAAACGCCTGCGATCGGAAGGCATCATCGAAGCAGACGTATCGATCATTTCGGCAAAGGCGGTCGGGCGACCGATACAGATGCTAGTGCTGGCGACACTCGAGCGCGAGCGCACCGATATAATTGACAGGTTCAAACAAGCGATCAAATCGACACCGGAAGTAGTCAACGGCTTCTACGTAACCGGCGACGCGGATTTCGTGCTCTACATCACCGCACAGAGCATGGAGGAATACGAACGGTTCACGCGGCGCTTCTTCTACGAAAATCCGGACATCAAGGGCTTCAAGACGCTTGTCGTGATGGATCGCGTGAAAGCCAGTTTCGCCGTGCCGGTCGAGACCCCGCCCGATGAGTAG